The Styela clava chromosome 2, kaStyClav1.hap1.2, whole genome shotgun sequence genome contains a region encoding:
- the LOC144419924 gene encoding uncharacterized protein LOC144419924 has protein sequence MCFEDCGDFILHHHRTCTTQLVPESLIKEWWRSAGGKDEHLSHDAMQYFKLLHKENSMLRFSCDAVTVIPNLFPSINRHTALEQTRIVFDHFERFLDEKDKIQPAETIVTDEDLQKLRKKSKTEMQYNIINELISDDSSVAGSSLINILENKDYGTLVKPVSKITDMLAEVELNFRKYYSSENVMASILNSIKVVTLFKPFGQVNDKFIEILWKICEFFVKIRCFQKAKTLNKKFQLKHDQNVSLRKSLK, from the exons ATGTGTTTTGAAGACTGTGGGGATTTTATATTACATCATCACCGCActt GTACAACTCAACTGGTTCCTGAATCCCTAATCAAAGAATGGTGGAGAAGTGCAGGGGGAAAAGATGAACACTTGTCACATGACGCTATGCAATATTTCAAGTTATTACATAAAGAAAACTCAATGTTGAGATTCAGCTGTGACGCAGTGACTGTAATTCCGAATCTCTTCCCATCAATAAACCGCCACACTGCTCTCGAGCAAACACGCATAGTTTTTGACCATTTCGAGCGATTTCTAGATGAAAAAGATAAGATACAACCAGCTGAAACAATAGTCACAGATGAGGATttacaaaaattaagaaaaaaatcaaagaCAGAAATGCAGTACAACATAATCAATGAACTTATTTCTGATGATTCATCTGTCGCCGGGTCATCTTTAATAAATATCCTTGAGAATAAGGATTATGGAACATTGGTGAAACCGGTTTCTAAAATCACAGATATGCTTGCAGAGGTAGAACTTAACTTTCGTAAATATTATTCCTCTGAGAATGTGATGGCATCAATATTAAACTCTATCAAGGTAGTGACATTATTCAAACCTTTTGGCCAAGTTAATGACAAATTTATAGAGATTCTTTGGAAAATATgtgaattttttgttaaaataagaTGTTTTCAAAAAGCTAAGACCCTGAATAAGAAATTTCAGCTGAAACACGACCAAAACGTGAGTCTTAGGAAGTCACTAAAATAG
- the LOC120336579 gene encoding uncharacterized protein LOC120336579 translates to MDTHSTKLTPTLESFPVDDMHNVIGMTITSMTENRETFGVRDADKIRKQSCSDAPPLSDVVCQSSMTALSFSIPVREVNAKANPGLFPNDKTRLPGVAGICLTNVQCNISDTFKRTPRRCNSKMKSNKTHSRDKSHGSFSKVPEKCTVKISAQQSKQNLPPPTTGFNDVGQMSIASSSIDQLKALTSTIDSCAENKAIWKGKVENYNDRTLQAKSTALENIVDMDVRNQISPGRETRFSVIKERKLFYEHSYNTENGNRKIKTNFHNRSGGGFRRPGVFQSNTLSSPESVDSGFSDHGEGMWSGSTSIKSAASYHGQVNDSLQQPHMFNPSQQFFDTEHQPNCGETNYEDYDAFSSMVGYQYDPSFYCSNLDNNNNNFNQSYESKASSVSLSNNSHHMNTPEQFNESVPNLYYPSYHPTYEEEEHCEAEYFTPVSLKHTDDYNVSTLQTSSGVNCNQSNMSNEQQNRTFVEIGACNSQSTITSANVRQNSYQSSQDQTRTSPSSSVIRHYIPYMLNPSNTNTGQLQNITEKEIQYVTSDFNRKGHDSFEKELYISSEGRKLRETTKLVPSAAHTVLSRVAANDMLPREPFFDPMPKENFNRNNSFPSLSMTPEGPQYISSDSMPPLSPSPATIFRRHSVGNYQYSPECFTHPHNDTKSPIRIPQRHPYDRISIPSSKVSRAHLTPHINTVHAQVNPIIPIQDLTGYTGNGPIQLWQFLLELLCDPACKNLIMWTGEKWQFKMIDPDEVAKGWGIRKNKPKMTYEKLSRGIRYYYDKGIIMKCPGRRYVYKFVNDLENVLGHSPTQLHKMLGITTMDDEKMKERENNEIILQRFTEDNQVKPTRTEASAACSSANEDIIKNGCIQETLDFLATTAITTKSSAGRGVPVIASVTNPPMTNGAFNEQRKASFSENFESENIISADTPEEPASTCCVDSEEKSLNQTNSTGCGNSWTSQQDSSTIDTNNSRSNTSTSTSSSLKIS, encoded by the exons ATGGATACTCACAGCACGAAGTTGACTCCAACATTGGAATCATTTCCAGTAGATGACATGCATAATGTCATCGGCATGACAATCACTTCAATGACTGAAAACCGGGAAACATTCGGAGTTCGCGATGCTGACAAAATACGAAAACAATCGTGTTCTGACGCCCCGCCACTGTCGGACGTTGTTTGTCAATCTTCCATGACCGCGCTATCATTTTCTATTCCTGTCAGAGAAGTAAATGCGAAAGCCAATCCCGGATTGTTTCCTAATGACAAAACGCGCCTTCCTGGTGTCGCAGGAATATGTCTAACTAACGTTCAATGCAATATTAGTGATACTTTCAAAAGAACGCCTCGTCGCTGTAACAGCAAAATGAAGAGTAATAAAACACACTCACGAGATAAAAGTCACGGCAGTTTCTCCAAAGTTCCCGAAAAGTGCACGGTCAAAATATCTGCCCAGCAGAGCAAACAGAATCTGCCTCCACCAACAACAGGATTCAATGATGTTGGACAAATGTCAATAGCGTCATCAAGCATTGACCAGCTAAAGGCACTGACGTCAACTATCGACTCGTGCGCGGAGAATAAAGCAATTTGGAAAGGAAAGGTAGAAAATTATAATGACCGTACTCTGCAAGCTAAAAGCACAGCATTAGAGAATATTGTCGATATGGATGTCAGAAATCAAATTTCTCCAGGACGTGAAACACGTTTTAGTGTAATAAAAGAAAGAAAGCTATTCTACGAACACAGCTACAATACGGAGAACggaaatagaaaaattaaaacaaattttcataatagGTCTGGTGGAG GTTTTCGACGCCCTGGGGTATTTCAGTCTAACACGCTTTCAAGTCCCGAGTCAGTTGATTCCGGATTTAGTGACCACGGTGAAGGCATGTGGAGCGGTAGCACCTCCATTAAATCAGCTGCTTCATACCACGGACAAGTAAATGATTCTTTACAGCAACCACATATGTTCAATCCTTCACAACAG tttttcgATACGGAACATCAGCCAAATTGTGGGGAAACAAACTATGAGGATTACGATGCATTTTCGTCGATGGTGGGATATCAATATGATCCATCTTTTTATTGTTCAAATCTCgacaataataataacaacttCAATCAAAGCTATGAATCGAAAGCTTCGTCTGTTTCTCTTTCCAATAACTCACACCACATGAATACGCCAGAACAATTCAATGAAAGCGTACCAAATTTGTATTACCCATCATACCACCCAACTTACGAAGAGGAGGAACATTGCGAAGCCGAGTACTTCACGCCAGTCTCTCTTAAACATACTGATGACTACAACGTATCAACACTGCAAAC atcATCTGGTGTAAACTGCAATCAAAGTAATATGTCTAATGAGCAACAAAATCGGACTTTCGTTGAAATTGGAGCGTGTAACTCTCAGTCTACGATTACTTCCGCAAATGTCAGACAAAATAGTTATCAGTCATCCCAGGACCAAACAAGAACTTCTCCATCGTCGTCTGTGATTAGACATTATATTCCGTATATGTTGAATCCCAGCAATACGAATACTGGCCAACTCCAAAATATCACCGAGAAAGAAATTCAATATGTTACGAGTGATTTTAATCGAAAAGGGCATGATAGCTTCGAGAAAGAATTATACATATCATCAGAAGGTAGAAAACTCAGAGAAACAACGAAACTTGTGCCTTCCGCAGCGCATACCGTTCTATCACGTGTAGCGGCAAACGATATGTTGCCTCGGGAACCGTTTTTCGACCCAATGCCTAAAGAAAACTTTAATAGAAATAATTCTTTTCCGTCTCTATCAATGACACCCGAAGGGCCACAGTATATTTCAAGCGATAGTATGCCACCTCTTTCTCCTAGTCCCGCCACGATTTTTCGGAGGCACAGCGTTGGTAATTATCAGTATTCTCCCGAATGTTTTACACATCCGCATAACGATACAAAATCTCCAATCAGGATCCCACAACGTCACCCATATGACAGAATATCAATCCCTTCTTCAAAAGTATCTCGAGCTCACCTAACACCCCATATTAACACAGTTCATGCTCAAGTGAACCCAATAATACCAATACAAGACTTGACTGGATATACAG GTAATGGACCGATTCAATTATGGCAGTTTCTCCTAGAGCTACTCTGTGATCCAGCGTGTAAAAATTTAATTATGTGGACAGGTGAAAAATGGCAATTTAAGATGATCGATCCTGACGAAGTAGCAAA AGGTTGGGGGATTCGTAAAAACAAGCCGAAAATGACATATGAAAAATTGTCTCGAGGAATACGATATTATTATGACAAAGGAATAATAATGAAATGTCCAGGAAG GAGATATGTCTACAAATTCGTGAACGATCTGGAAAACGTTCTCGGCCATAGTCCAACTCAACTACACAAAATGTTGGGAATCACAACCATGGATGACGAGAAAATGAAAGAGCGCGAAAACaatgaaattatattacaaCGTTTCACTGAAGATAATCAAGTAAAGCCAACAAGAACAGAGGCTTCCGCCGCTTGTTCGTCCGCCAACgaagatataataaaaaatg GTTGTATTCAAGAAACATTGGATTTTCTCGCTACAACAGCGATCACAACAAAATCGTCTGCTGGAAGAGGCGTTCCTGTTATAGCTTCTGTTACCAACCCCCCAATGACCAATGGTGCTTTTAATGAGCAGAGAAAAGCGTCTTTTTCTGAGAACTTTGAGTCAGAAAACATTATTTCTGCAGATACGCCTGAGGAACCTGCATCAACATGTTGTGTCGATTCCGAAGAAAAGAGTCTGAACCAGACAAATTCTACAGGATGTGGTAACTCTTGGACATCTCAGCAGGACTCAAGCACAATCGACACTAATAACTCTCGTAGCAATACCAGTACATCTACATCTTCTTCATTGAAAATTTCTTAG